Proteins co-encoded in one Coxiella burnetii genomic window:
- the prfA gene encoding peptide chain release factor 1 gives MKPSLIEKLKTLTYRYSEIGGLLSDSTVINDQDRYRELGKEYAQLEPIVKCFQQFQQNEKAIESAEEMQQEKDPELRKLAEEELEQLTLKKEELEDQLKLLLVPKDPNDERNVFLEIRAGTGGNEAAIFAGDLFRMYARYAETKGWRVNIVSAHEGEHGGFKEVIARVIGEGVYSQLKFESGAHRVQRVPVTESQGRIHTSACTVAIMPEVDEIDQIKINPAELRIDTFRASGAGGQHVNRTDSAIRITHLPTGVVVECQDERSQHKNKARAMSLLQSKLLAAERAKQDQEQAAKRKSLVGSGDRSERIRTYNFPQGRVTDHRINLTLYQLDEVIEGDLDPVIGPLIRELQAEQLAELSGE, from the coding sequence ATGAAACCATCTCTTATTGAAAAATTAAAAACATTAACCTATCGCTATTCAGAAATCGGCGGTTTATTAAGCGATTCAACCGTGATTAATGATCAAGATCGCTATCGTGAATTAGGGAAAGAATACGCCCAGCTTGAACCCATCGTAAAATGTTTCCAGCAGTTTCAACAAAATGAAAAAGCAATTGAATCGGCTGAGGAGATGCAACAAGAAAAAGATCCGGAATTAAGGAAATTAGCTGAAGAAGAATTAGAACAATTAACGCTTAAAAAAGAAGAATTAGAAGATCAATTGAAACTTTTGTTAGTTCCTAAAGATCCTAACGATGAGCGCAATGTTTTTCTTGAAATTCGCGCCGGCACAGGCGGCAACGAGGCGGCTATTTTTGCCGGCGATTTATTCCGAATGTATGCGCGATACGCTGAAACAAAAGGATGGAGAGTGAATATCGTATCAGCGCATGAAGGCGAGCACGGTGGTTTTAAAGAGGTGATCGCACGAGTGATCGGTGAAGGTGTTTACTCACAATTAAAATTTGAATCCGGCGCGCATCGTGTTCAGCGCGTACCGGTGACGGAATCCCAAGGGCGAATCCATACCTCCGCTTGCACCGTTGCGATAATGCCTGAAGTTGACGAAATCGATCAAATTAAAATTAACCCAGCAGAATTACGAATCGATACTTTTCGTGCTTCTGGCGCGGGCGGCCAACACGTTAATCGAACCGATTCCGCTATTCGGATTACGCACCTACCCACCGGAGTGGTTGTCGAATGTCAGGACGAACGTTCGCAACACAAAAATAAAGCACGTGCGATGTCTTTATTGCAATCAAAATTACTGGCCGCCGAGCGAGCGAAGCAAGACCAAGAGCAAGCGGCTAAACGAAAATCGTTGGTAGGAAGCGGTGATCGCTCGGAACGCATTCGTACCTACAATTTCCCTCAAGGCCGCGTGACAGACCATCGCATCAATTTAACGCTTTATCAATTGGATGAAGTGATAGAAGGTGATTTAGATCCAGTCATTGGGCCTTTAATTCGAGAATTGCAAGCGGAGCAACTGGCTGAGCTAAGCGGGGAATAA
- the hemA gene encoding glutamyl-tRNA reductase gives MPLLVCGINHQSAPLTVREKLVFTPERTPLALQSLLAEKAVNEALLLSTCNRTEIYTTVDEAATILRWLSKQPQLSGIDLRSFCYARRDIEMVRHVMRVGSGLDSMVLGEPQILGQMKQAYLLARRIGAVGSELGRLFPAVFAATKRIRSETAIGANPVSIAYAVVQLAKRIFSHLNQCQILLIGAGETIELVFSHLYNQGARHFFIANRTLTRAKQIAEPYHAQAIRLSDIPTYLPKVDIVISATMSQLPLVGKGAVESALRQRKRRPLFMADLALPRDIEPETAQLEDVYLYNIDDLQTLIAQNRQTREAAAKQAEAMVEMQAIHYMRQLQVHKAGDTIRRFRERVEMLRDQELEKALAHFQRTNDPKAVIAHFAHNLTNKILHQPTTKLRQAAYEDQVQLLLSAKELFDL, from the coding sequence ATGCCCCTGCTGGTTTGCGGCATTAATCATCAATCGGCGCCTTTAACTGTCCGTGAAAAACTGGTGTTCACGCCTGAGCGCACGCCTTTAGCTTTACAAAGTTTACTGGCAGAAAAAGCCGTTAACGAGGCCCTGTTGTTGTCTACTTGCAATCGCACAGAAATTTATACCACCGTCGATGAAGCGGCGACTATTCTCCGTTGGTTGTCAAAGCAACCGCAATTATCGGGCATCGACCTTCGCTCTTTTTGCTATGCGCGCCGCGACATCGAAATGGTGCGCCATGTCATGCGCGTAGGAAGCGGATTAGATTCCATGGTCTTAGGTGAACCGCAAATTCTAGGGCAAATGAAGCAAGCGTATTTATTGGCGCGCCGAATAGGCGCTGTGGGCAGTGAGCTAGGTCGCCTCTTTCCCGCCGTTTTTGCGGCAACTAAGCGTATCCGCAGTGAAACAGCCATTGGAGCCAATCCCGTTTCCATAGCGTATGCTGTTGTGCAGTTGGCGAAACGAATTTTTTCTCATCTGAACCAGTGTCAAATATTGTTGATTGGGGCAGGTGAGACGATTGAACTCGTTTTTTCGCATCTATACAACCAAGGCGCGCGTCATTTTTTTATTGCTAATCGCACTTTAACGCGGGCTAAACAAATTGCAGAACCCTATCACGCTCAGGCTATTCGTCTGTCCGACATCCCGACGTATTTACCTAAAGTCGATATTGTTATTAGCGCGACAATGAGTCAATTGCCTTTAGTGGGAAAAGGCGCAGTTGAAAGCGCTTTGCGCCAGCGTAAACGTCGGCCTCTTTTTATGGCCGATCTCGCCTTACCGCGTGATATTGAACCTGAAACAGCTCAATTAGAAGATGTCTACCTCTATAATATTGACGACTTGCAAACCCTCATCGCACAGAATCGCCAAACCCGCGAAGCGGCCGCTAAACAAGCTGAGGCTATGGTGGAAATGCAGGCGATCCATTATATGCGCCAATTACAGGTGCACAAAGCTGGCGATACGATACGCCGATTTCGGGAGCGGGTGGAAATGCTTCGTGATCAGGAGTTGGAGAAAGCACTGGCGCATTTTCAGCGGACCAACGACCCAAAAGCGGTCATCGCTCACTTCGCCCACAATTTAACGAATAAAATTTTACATCAGCCGACAACAAAATTAAGGCAAGCAGCGTATGAAGATCAGGTACAATTATTATTATCAGCCAAAGAATTATTTGATTTATGA
- a CDS encoding multidrug effflux MFS transporter — protein sequence MHKFRLSGRKTTIRYKQHMKKNLIVILTSVFVTVGQFAMALYLPALPALTTYFHTFPGVIQLSLTLFLIAFGFSQLFYGSLSDCYGRKPLLLIGLVIVMIGFLIAVFARHLSLLLIARVVQGLGAGSVSVLARAVIRDRFEGEKLVQALSLLIMAASLAPMIAPFIGGHIQHRLGWHSIFIFLFFYSGLILLGIFFLLPETKKTESVPFKMGALLNNYKLLLRHPIYIKYVVCIIMAYACQILYLSISPFIFQNGLKLNAAQYSTIITLPAIGYFVGNFLSTRLIRFFDSNHLVFVGALIVVMAGIALALEAAFNGLSAFSVITPIIFCVIGIGLIYPNVISGSLSPFPQMAGTAAALSGAIQMAGTSSIAGVTNALHVVSVLGLGISFLLCGAVVLLMIFRIMRTSVQ from the coding sequence TTGCATAAATTTCGCCTCTCGGGCCGTAAAACGACTATACGCTATAAACAACATATGAAAAAAAACCTGATTGTTATCTTAACCTCTGTATTCGTTACTGTGGGTCAATTCGCCATGGCGCTTTATTTGCCGGCTTTGCCCGCTTTAACCACCTATTTTCACACCTTCCCCGGCGTCATCCAGTTGAGTTTGACCTTATTTCTCATCGCTTTTGGGTTCTCTCAATTATTTTATGGTTCTTTGTCTGATTGTTATGGCCGAAAACCTTTGCTATTGATTGGGCTCGTTATTGTCATGATAGGATTCCTCATCGCTGTTTTCGCCAGGCATCTTTCTTTGTTGCTGATAGCTCGAGTGGTTCAGGGTTTAGGAGCGGGTTCGGTTTCGGTATTAGCCCGCGCGGTTATCCGCGATCGATTTGAAGGGGAAAAATTAGTCCAAGCACTTTCCCTCTTAATTATGGCGGCTTCCCTGGCTCCAATGATTGCACCTTTTATCGGCGGCCATATTCAACACCGGCTGGGTTGGCATTCGATTTTTATTTTTTTATTCTTTTATTCAGGTTTAATTTTATTAGGCATCTTCTTTTTGCTTCCGGAAACAAAAAAGACCGAATCGGTTCCTTTTAAAATGGGCGCTTTGCTCAACAATTATAAGTTACTGCTTAGACACCCTATTTATATCAAATACGTTGTGTGTATTATTATGGCCTACGCTTGTCAAATTCTTTATTTGTCAATTTCTCCTTTTATTTTTCAAAACGGATTAAAGCTGAATGCTGCTCAATACAGTACTATTATTACGCTGCCGGCCATCGGGTATTTTGTGGGAAACTTTCTTTCTACACGATTGATAAGGTTTTTTGACAGCAACCATTTGGTATTTGTAGGCGCATTAATTGTGGTGATGGCGGGAATAGCACTGGCTTTAGAAGCTGCTTTTAATGGCTTATCCGCTTTTTCTGTCATTACTCCCATTATATTCTGCGTCATTGGCATCGGCTTAATATATCCCAATGTTATTAGCGGCTCACTTTCTCCTTTTCCGCAAATGGCAGGCACAGCGGCCGCTTTGTCAGGCGCCATACAAATGGCAGGTACAAGCAGTATAGCGGGCGTTACCAATGCGTTACACGTCGTCAGCGTTTTGGGGCTCGGGATTTCATTTTTACTTTGCGGCGCAGTTGTTCTGTTGATGATATTTCGTATTATGAGGACGTCCGTTCAATGA
- a CDS encoding dihydroneopterin aldolase → MDKLFIRNLRVPAQVGILSHEKAEKQILSIDIVYHINAKQAALSDEILHTIDYASVRENLIHFLNDHRFNLIETLAERCADFLLTRFKMSWLQLSITKPSIFDDADGAGIIIERTSS, encoded by the coding sequence GTGGATAAACTTTTTATTCGTAACTTACGCGTGCCTGCACAAGTCGGTATTTTGTCGCACGAAAAAGCAGAAAAACAGATTCTTTCGATCGACATTGTTTATCATATCAATGCAAAGCAGGCAGCGTTATCGGATGAAATTCTTCATACCATTGACTATGCTAGCGTTCGCGAAAATCTCATCCATTTTCTAAACGATCATCGATTCAATTTAATTGAAACATTGGCCGAACGATGCGCCGATTTTTTATTGACGCGCTTTAAAATGAGTTGGCTTCAACTCAGCATCACTAAACCCTCTATTTTTGATGATGCCGATGGCGCAGGCATTATCATTGAACGGACGTCCTCATAA
- the dksA gene encoding RNA polymerase-binding protein DksA: MAVSKAMKTKTTDLGFSPYKLTRGEEYMNEKQQEHFRKILSEWKKQLMEEVDSTVVHLKEEASVYADPLDRASQEEGFNLELRTRDRERKLIKKIEQAADALDNGDYGFCEDCGAEIGIRRLEARPTATKCIDCKTFEEIREKQSGG; encoded by the coding sequence ATGGCGGTATCGAAAGCGATGAAAACGAAAACAACTGATCTTGGTTTTTCGCCCTATAAATTAACGCGGGGCGAGGAATATATGAACGAAAAACAGCAGGAACATTTCCGGAAAATTTTGTCTGAATGGAAAAAGCAGCTGATGGAAGAGGTCGACTCTACGGTTGTCCATTTGAAAGAAGAAGCCAGCGTGTATGCAGATCCGTTGGATCGGGCCAGCCAAGAAGAAGGATTTAATTTAGAACTCCGCACCCGCGATCGTGAACGAAAGCTGATTAAAAAAATTGAGCAAGCAGCAGACGCGCTTGATAACGGTGATTATGGTTTCTGTGAAGATTGCGGAGCCGAAATCGGCATTCGTCGATTAGAAGCGCGCCCCACAGCTACCAAATGTATTGATTGTAAAACTTTTGAAGAGATTCGCGAAAAACAATCCGGTGGATAA
- the dapF gene encoding diaminopimelate epimerase: protein MKVNFTKMQGSGNDFVVIDATKTPFQLTTSQIQKMANRRFGVGFDQLLVIEPPKNNSVDFHFRIFNADGSEVGQCGNGARCIARFIRAHQLSDREELRVSTLNEVLELKIQPDGKVSVKMGVPRFEPTEIPFIASGVANFYDIAVDNQIVKLGVVNIGNPHAIIPVERINAEEVGKLGARLSVHECFPEGANVGFMQVIDPQNIRLRVYERGTGETLACGSNACAAVAVGRRCGLLQERVVVSQPGGSLTIDWQGPLTPVTMTGPATTVFCGEWLD, encoded by the coding sequence ATGAAAGTTAATTTTACTAAGATGCAGGGATCGGGTAATGATTTTGTGGTCATTGATGCCACAAAAACCCCTTTTCAATTAACGACATCGCAAATCCAGAAAATGGCGAATCGGCGGTTTGGCGTGGGTTTTGATCAATTATTGGTGATCGAGCCGCCCAAAAATAATTCAGTGGATTTTCATTTTCGGATCTTTAATGCCGATGGGAGTGAGGTAGGGCAATGTGGGAATGGCGCTCGTTGCATTGCGCGTTTCATCCGTGCTCATCAATTAAGCGATCGAGAAGAGCTGCGCGTTTCTACCCTCAATGAGGTATTAGAATTGAAAATTCAACCCGATGGTAAAGTATCCGTGAAAATGGGCGTTCCGCGCTTTGAGCCTACAGAAATTCCTTTTATTGCCTCTGGTGTAGCCAATTTCTATGACATTGCCGTGGATAATCAAATAGTAAAGCTAGGTGTAGTCAATATCGGAAATCCCCATGCGATAATTCCGGTGGAGCGCATCAATGCCGAAGAGGTAGGTAAGCTTGGAGCCCGTTTAAGTGTGCATGAGTGTTTTCCGGAAGGCGCCAACGTCGGTTTTATGCAAGTCATCGATCCTCAGAATATTCGACTGCGCGTTTACGAACGGGGGACGGGTGAAACTTTGGCTTGCGGCAGTAACGCTTGCGCCGCCGTAGCGGTAGGCCGTCGTTGTGGACTGCTCCAAGAGCGCGTGGTCGTTAGTCAGCCTGGGGGGAGCCTCACCATCGATTGGCAAGGACCGCTAACTCCGGTCACAATGACAGGACCTGCAACCACCGTTTTTTGTGGTGAGTGGCTCGATTAG
- the lptM gene encoding LPS translocon maturation chaperone LptM, with protein sequence MKKLLLIISLAFFIGGCGSKGALYLPPGAAQSQQSDSNES encoded by the coding sequence ATGAAAAAATTATTATTAATAATAAGCCTTGCTTTTTTCATCGGGGGGTGTGGTTCGAAAGGGGCTTTATATTTACCGCCGGGGGCAGCCCAGAGTCAGCAGTCGGATTCCAATGAAAGTTAA
- a CDS encoding response regulator transcription factor: MIHTPGVYLTPRELEISLLLLRRQRYKAIAERLCLSSRSVEYYVQNIKLKFYCRNKKTLIAELEKLHLNLGKT, translated from the coding sequence GTGATTCACACCCCCGGTGTTTATTTAACCCCGAGAGAACTAGAAATATCCTTATTGTTGTTGCGGAGACAGCGTTATAAAGCGATTGCAGAGCGGTTATGCCTTTCTTCGCGGTCGGTAGAATACTATGTCCAAAATATAAAATTGAAATTTTATTGCAGAAATAAAAAAACCTTAATTGCTGAATTGGAGAAATTGCATTTGAATTTGGGTAAAACATAA